ATCAAGTGGTTAGAATGCAGTTAACAAACACTTTAAGAGCGATTCGCCAACGTGTGCCGAACTCGCTTCGCTCAAACATGGCACAAGTCTGCTCACACCTTAAGTGGGCGTTACTTTTCCATACGTGGACTAATCCGTTACATTCTAATTTAGTAATACAACTGACTCAGTTTTGTCAAAATACGAGTTACACCATCAAACTCAATAGAATGGTCTGCGATGGAGTTGAGCTTTAATATACAAAATTTAATGAGGACGTATTAAACGATACGCCCATTAAAATCTGGACGTGACTAAATGTAGCACCTAAAACCATCATCACCGCTATGATTTAAAGCTCTATCAAAAACCAGTGGTGTACTAAGCTTATCCCTATGATCTTAAGTATATGAATTAGATCGATTTTCCTCAAAATCACAGCCACTACCCGACCATTTTCAGCCTTCACACTATATATATCAATTGGTTATACCTTAGATTATTTTCTTCCTACCAACATCGGGGTTTCACCGTTTTAGAAGGGAGAAAAACTCCCTTAATTCCTTATCAACGCGCACGTTTTTCCCTGACACTTCTTTGTTGTGCCATTGTGATGAGCACCTTACTCGATTTGATGAAGACTCTCTCACTTTAAGTGCCGACCGCCATCAAGATGCAGCGTTCTCCCCGTCATATAGTGACTTGCGAGTACAAACTTGATCCCATCTATCACTTCCTCAAAACCGGCCTCTGCAGGGATTAGAGCTTTTCGCAGAGCTTTAGCTTTATACTCTTCATCGTCATGCTCATTGAATTTGAGCATGGCCGGAGAAATAGTATTAACTTTGACCTTGGGCGCCAGCATTGCAGAAAACGACAGGGTCAAGTTGTTGAGTGCGGATTTACTGGCGGCGTAAGCGATGTGTTTTTTACTGCCTTTCTCTGCAACGTAATCACTGATGTGGATTATGTCTGACGTTGTATCGCCGGACATGAGTTGGTCTTTAAGCGTTAGATTAATCAAGTACGGCACGGTTGCGTGTACTGTCATCATTTGATTGATAATGTGTGCTGCATCCTCTGCAGGGTTCTCCTTGCTCTCCGGCTTCCAATCGGATGCGTTATGTATAATGGCTCGGAGTACTTTGTACTCTTGACCTACATAGTTAAGGAAGGCCTCCAAGCTATTTTCTTGATAGAAATCTACCT
This window of the Vibrio maritimus genome carries:
- the folM gene encoding dihydromonapterin reductase → MSETVLVTGVGKRLGFALAQQLLADGYRVVGTYRSDYPQLHCLRDNGADLQQVDFYQENSLEAFLNYVGQEYKVLRAIIHNASDWKPESKENPAEDAAHIINQMMTVHATVPYLINLTLKDQLMSGDTTSDIIHISDYVAEKGSKKHIAYAASKSALNNLTLSFSAMLAPKVKVNTISPAMLKFNEHDDEEYKAKALRKALIPAEAGFEEVIDGIKFVLASHYMTGRTLHLDGGRHLK